In Rhizobium gallicum bv. gallicum R602sp, the following proteins share a genomic window:
- a CDS encoding cytochrome ubiquinol oxidase subunit I codes for MELDIVALSRFQFALTALYHFLFVPLTLGLSVLLAIMETTYVMTGRQIWRQMTKFWGTLFGINFVLGVATGIVMEFQFGMNWSYYSYYVGDIFGAPLAIEGLMAFFLEATFVGLFFFGWDKLSKVGHLVATWAVALGSNFSALWILIANGWMQNPVGSALNPQTMRMEITSFFDVVFNPVAQAKFVHTVSAGYVCASIFVLGVSAWYLLRGRHIELAKRSMTVAASFGLASALSVVVLGDESGYLATENQKMKLAAIEAMWETEPAPAAFTAFGFPDQQSRETHFAVHIPWVMGLIGTRSLTTEIPGIDKLEQQAETRIREGIKAYDALMQIRAASTPAGIAQEVRSSFDDLGHQLGYALLLKRYVDDPRQATDEQIAQAARDTIPHVPTLFWSFRIMVGLGMFFILLTAIFFWLSARRHLDKYPLLLKVAVFAIPLPWIAIEAGWIVAEVGRQPWVIEGVLPTAMAVSSLGASTVLLTIIGFAALYTTLIVVEMSLMIKAIRQGPDPDEEPDAALISETLVPAAE; via the coding sequence ATGGAACTAGATATCGTCGCGCTATCGCGCTTCCAGTTCGCCCTGACGGCGCTTTATCACTTCCTGTTCGTGCCGTTGACGCTCGGGCTGTCGGTGCTGCTCGCGATCATGGAAACGACCTATGTGATGACCGGCAGGCAGATCTGGCGGCAGATGACGAAATTCTGGGGCACGCTCTTCGGCATCAACTTCGTACTGGGCGTGGCGACCGGCATCGTCATGGAGTTCCAGTTCGGTATGAACTGGAGCTATTACAGCTATTATGTCGGCGACATCTTCGGTGCGCCGCTGGCGATCGAAGGGCTGATGGCCTTCTTTCTGGAAGCGACTTTCGTCGGCCTCTTCTTCTTCGGCTGGGACAAGCTGTCCAAAGTGGGGCATCTGGTTGCCACCTGGGCCGTGGCGCTCGGCTCCAACTTCTCGGCGCTCTGGATTCTGATCGCCAATGGCTGGATGCAGAACCCGGTCGGCTCGGCGCTCAACCCGCAGACCATGCGCATGGAGATTACGAGCTTCTTCGACGTGGTCTTCAATCCGGTCGCGCAAGCGAAGTTCGTGCATACGGTTTCTGCCGGCTACGTCTGTGCCTCGATCTTCGTGCTCGGTGTCTCGGCGTGGTACCTGCTGAGAGGACGCCATATCGAGCTTGCCAAGCGCTCGATGACGGTGGCCGCCTCCTTCGGACTTGCCTCAGCTCTCTCGGTGGTCGTACTCGGCGACGAGAGCGGCTATCTGGCAACGGAAAACCAAAAAATGAAGCTCGCCGCAATCGAGGCTATGTGGGAAACGGAACCGGCGCCTGCAGCCTTCACGGCCTTCGGCTTTCCAGACCAGCAATCGCGTGAGACGCATTTCGCCGTCCATATCCCATGGGTCATGGGGCTGATCGGGACACGCTCGCTGACCACCGAAATTCCAGGGATCGACAAGCTTGAACAGCAGGCCGAAACGCGTATCCGCGAAGGCATCAAGGCCTACGATGCGCTGATGCAAATCCGCGCGGCTTCAACACCGGCCGGCATTGCACAGGAGGTTCGTAGCTCCTTCGACGACCTGGGCCACCAGCTCGGCTATGCACTTCTATTGAAGCGCTATGTCGATGATCCGCGCCAGGCAACAGATGAACAGATTGCCCAGGCTGCACGCGACACGATCCCGCATGTACCGACCCTTTTTTGGTCGTTCCGCATAATGGTCGGGCTCGGCATGTTCTTCATCCTCCTGACGGCGATCTTCTTCTGGCTGTCGGCCCGCCGCCACCTCGACAAATATCCGCTGCTCCTGAAGGTCGCCGTTTTCGCCATACCACTTCCTTGGATTGCCATCGAGGCGGGTTGGATCGTGGCCGAGGTCGGCCGCCAGCCCTGGGTCATCGAAGGGGTGCTGCCGACGGCGATGGCAGTTTCCAGCCTGGGGGCAAGCACGGTGCTCCTCACCATCATCGGCTTTGCCGCACTTTATACGACGCTCATCGTCGTCGAAATGAGCCTGATGATCAAAGCGATCCGGCAAGGGCCCGATCCGGATGAGGAGCCAGACGCCGCACTTATTTCCGAAACCCTCGTACCAGCAGCGGAGTGA
- the cydB gene encoding cytochrome d ubiquinol oxidase subunit II, with product MILHQLIDYETLRVIWWLLLGVLLIGFAATDGFDLGVGTLLPFVAKTDTERRIAINTIGPVWEGNQVWLILGGGSIFAAWPPLYAVSFSSFYLAMFAVLFALILRPVGFKYRSKRDSARWRNNWDWALFIGGFVPSLIFGVAVGNVLQGVPFRFADDMRIFYEGSFFGLLNPYALLCGLLSVAMLVLHGASWLVLKASGPVAERARNYGSIAALCVVVLFGLGGLFLALGIDGYRITSTISPAGPSNPLLKTAQHDGSWLANYSTYPWLAIAPLLGLLGAALSFTAMRARREVSTLLFSKLSIFGIIATVGVSMFPFILPSSLDPRSSLTVWDASSSHMTLFIMLVVSLIFLPIVAAYTAWVYKVLWGKVDEKSVTDKSGHAY from the coding sequence ATGATCCTTCATCAACTCATCGACTACGAAACCCTGCGCGTCATCTGGTGGCTGCTGCTTGGCGTATTGCTGATCGGCTTTGCGGCAACCGACGGCTTCGATCTAGGTGTCGGCACGCTGTTGCCCTTTGTCGCGAAGACCGACACGGAACGCCGTATCGCAATCAACACGATCGGGCCGGTCTGGGAAGGCAATCAGGTCTGGCTGATCCTTGGGGGCGGCTCGATCTTCGCCGCGTGGCCGCCGCTCTATGCCGTTTCCTTCTCAAGCTTTTATCTCGCCATGTTCGCGGTCCTCTTTGCGCTCATCTTGCGCCCGGTCGGCTTCAAGTACCGTTCGAAGCGTGATAGTGCGCGCTGGCGCAACAACTGGGACTGGGCGCTGTTCATCGGCGGCTTCGTACCGTCGCTGATCTTCGGCGTTGCCGTCGGCAATGTGCTGCAGGGAGTGCCTTTCCGTTTTGCCGACGACATGCGCATTTTTTACGAAGGCTCATTCTTCGGCCTTCTCAATCCATATGCGCTGCTTTGCGGCTTGCTCTCGGTCGCCATGCTCGTGCTGCACGGCGCATCCTGGCTGGTGCTGAAGGCGAGCGGTCCCGTTGCCGAGCGCGCCAGAAACTATGGAAGTATCGCTGCCCTTTGCGTTGTCGTACTCTTCGGCCTTGGCGGCCTTTTCCTGGCGCTTGGCATTGATGGCTATCGCATCACCAGCACCATCAGCCCGGCCGGTCCGTCAAATCCGCTCTTGAAAACGGCGCAGCATGACGGTTCGTGGCTTGCGAACTACAGCACCTATCCGTGGCTGGCGATTGCTCCGCTACTCGGCTTGCTGGGTGCGGCGCTTTCGTTTACGGCAATGCGGGCGAGGCGCGAGGTCTCGACCCTGCTCTTCAGCAAGCTCTCGATCTTCGGCATCATCGCAACGGTCGGCGTCTCGATGTTTCCCTTCATTCTGCCCTCCTCGCTCGATCCGCGATCAAGCCTGACGGTCTGGGATGCTTCCTCGAGCCATATGACGCTTTTCATCATGCTCGTCGTTTCGCTGATCTTTCTGCCGATTGTCGCCGCTTACACTGCCTGGGTCTACAAAGTGCTGTGGGGCAAAGTCGACGAAAAGTCGGTTACCGACAAAAGCGGACACGCCTACTGA
- the cydX gene encoding cytochrome bd-I oxidase subunit CydX, with translation MWYFAWMLGLPLAAAFAVLNAMWYELVDDEAKKKKQ, from the coding sequence ATGTGGTACTTCGCATGGATGCTCGGGCTGCCGCTGGCGGCCGCCTTCGCCGTCCTCAACGCCATGTGGTACGAGCTCGTCGACGACGAAGCAAAGAAGAAGAAACAATGA
- a CDS encoding TerC family protein, translating into MEIFTAAGLTALLQVIAIDLVLAGDNAVVIGLAAAGLPVVQRKKAILVGILAATVLRILFASVTVQLLSIVGLLLAGGLLLLWVCWKMWRELRSQHANGGEIGLEGEASTGPKKTFMQAATQIVVADVSMSLDNVLAVAGAARDHPTVLILGLALSIAMMGVAANIIARLLNRHRWIAYVGLLIILYVSLDMIHRGVLEVWPHL; encoded by the coding sequence ATGGAAATCTTTACTGCTGCGGGCCTGACTGCACTCCTGCAGGTCATCGCGATCGATCTTGTTCTTGCCGGCGACAACGCCGTCGTCATTGGCCTTGCTGCAGCCGGGCTTCCGGTCGTACAGCGCAAGAAGGCCATTCTGGTCGGCATTCTCGCCGCCACCGTTTTGCGCATTCTTTTTGCATCCGTGACGGTTCAGCTCTTGAGCATCGTCGGCTTGCTGCTTGCCGGTGGTCTGCTCCTGCTCTGGGTCTGCTGGAAGATGTGGCGCGAGCTTCGCTCCCAGCACGCAAACGGCGGGGAGATTGGTCTGGAAGGCGAAGCGTCCACCGGACCTAAGAAGACTTTCATGCAAGCTGCAACCCAGATCGTCGTCGCCGACGTGTCGATGTCGCTCGACAACGTGCTGGCCGTTGCCGGTGCCGCACGCGACCACCCGACCGTGCTTATCCTGGGCCTTGCGCTCTCGATCGCTATGATGGGTGTCGCGGCGAACATCATCGCCCGCCTGCTCAACCGCCATCGCTGGATCGCCTATGTCGGCCTGCTCATTATCCTTTATGTCTCCCTCGACATGATTCATCGAGGCGTCCTGGAAGTGTGGCCGCATCTCTAG
- a CDS encoding LysR substrate-binding domain-containing protein translates to MLPGSRPLTGSAVARRASGVAFVYRTNSLVNQLIAAKAGIGVALLPCYLGDGHRALVRALADPIPELSGELWIVTHTDLKGTARVRAFFDVVGEGLVGERAVFQGKPT, encoded by the coding sequence ATACTGCCGGGATCGCGGCCGCTGACTGGCTCGGCAGTCGCGCGTCGGGCGTCGGGCGTTGCCTTCGTCTACCGAACGAACAGTCTGGTCAATCAGTTGATCGCTGCCAAAGCCGGGATAGGCGTTGCCCTGCTTCCCTGCTATCTCGGCGACGGTCATCGCGCACTGGTGCGCGCACTTGCTGATCCTATCCCGGAATTATCAGGCGAGCTCTGGATCGTGACCCATACCGACCTGAAAGGGACTGCTCGCGTGCGCGCGTTCTTCGACGTTGTTGGCGAGGGCCTTGTCGGCGAGCGCGCGGTGTTTCAAGGCAAACCGACATAA